The DNA sequence GCATTTATGATGATTCCCGAACAGGAAATGGCACTACAAACGGAGGAGTTCCGCGGCAAGATCGCCCGCGCGATATGCGATGGCGTCCTTGATTTTGTGGAAAAGGAAAGTGAACGCTCGCGCGAGAATCGCTAACCTTTTAGCGCTCCAGAAATAATCCCCTCGGTAATCCGGCGTGAAAATACGATAAACAAAATCGTTGTCGGCAAAGCTGATATCATCGAAGCCGCAAACAACTGCGGTATGTTGATACTCTGGTACCCCTGCAATAATGCCAACGCCACCGGTAGCGTTCGCATCGATTCGGATGAAGTCAAGATAAACGGGTAGATAAACGAATTCCAATTGACGAGAAACACCTGCACACTCAGCACTGCTAACGCCGGTTTGCAAAGCGGCATCACGATCTTCCAGACAATTGTCCACTCGCTTGCGCCTTCGAGACGCGCGGATTCTTCCATGTCGGCAGGCAGCGTCGAAATGTATTGCCGCATCAGGAACACTCCGAGTGGTGTCACCAGGAATGGCAATATCAATGCAAGATATGAATCAAAAATACCAAGCCAATTCGTCAGCAGATACATCGGTATTATCACGACATGAGTCGGTATCATCAACACCATCACGACGCTCAACATCACCAGATTCTTGCCCTTGAATCTGCGCCGCGCCAGCACATAACCGCAGAGAGTGCAGAACAGCACATTGCCCAGCGTCACTATCAATGCTACGATAATGGAATTGATCAACGGTCGGTACAACCCGGCTTGCGTAAACAGACTGCTGTAGTTTGCCAGCGTGAAACTGTAGTTTGCAAGGTCCAGAGTCCCGGCAAGATTGAAATTCTTTGCCAGTGAGCCAAGCAAAAGATAAACAAACGGCGCCAAGAAAACACCGGCAATACCGACTGCCACAGCGAGTCGTAGTATCCGCGCCTTGGATTGCGAACGTGCTATCATGCCTGCCGTTCCTGCACCAGCTTCATTTCCATCCATGCAATAATCGCAATCAATATGAAGAGTATATTCGCCGCTGCTGCGCCGTATCCGATATTGAACTTGTGCAGACCTTCTTCATACACGAAGTAAACAATCGTCATCGTGGAATTCAACGGACCGCCCTTTGTCATCACGAACACTTCCACGAAAATCTGAAATGACTTGATCGTGTTCAGCACGAGCACGAACAACAGCATCGGTTTGAGATGGGGAAGTGTAATCGCCTTCAGCCTGTGCCACGCGCCGGCTCCTTCAAGCGCCGCCGCATCATACAATTCCTGTGGAATTGATTGCAGAGCCGCGACAAACAAGAGCATATAGTACCCAGTCGACATCCAGACATCCATCGCCATGATTGCCGGAAGCGCCGTCGCCTCGGAAAACAAGAATCCTTCAGCCGGATATGGAATACCGAGCATTCCTAAGATCATCTGTATGTATCCGCCGCGCGCGTACAGTGTGGAGTAGATCAACGCCACAACCACCAACGACACAATCGATGGAAAGAAATAGACTGACTGGAAAAATGTCTTGAAAGGCAAATTACGATTCACAAAGATCGCCAACAGAATCGCAAACGCAATTGTGAAGGGAAGTGTGCCGACTGTAAAAAGCAGGGTATTGATCACAGCCCGGACAAAAGTCTGATCTGAAAAAAGTGCAGTGAAATTGTCAAAGCCTACGAATCCGCCTTGACCTGAAAGAAGCTGATAATCTGTGAAACTGAGCACCAGCGACGCAGCCACTGGAAACAACCAGAACAACAGCAGCGTAGCCAGCCACGGCGAGAGCATCAGCAAATCGCTGCCGCGGAATCGCCCTGTGCTAACGCCTCGCATACTTCTGCAATATCGGCGCCGTTTCGCGGTCGATCATGTCAAGTGCTTCCTGCGAAGACATTTTGTTGTATAGCGCTTGCTCAATGCCTCGCTCAAGAATCTCTTCAATCGCAACCCACGCCGGATGAACAGGTGTCGAACGCGAGTCTCCGATCTGCCGTTGGAACACTGCCGCCGTTGTTGCAAGTGCCGAATCGGTCGTGAATGCCGTGAAGCGATTTACCGGAGTGTAACTTCCGGTCGCGGTTGTAAACAAGCGGTCATTCTCCGGCATCGTTAAATGACGCAGTAATGCAACCGCCGCACCGGGGTTTTGCGATGACTGATTAACCACAAGGTACTCGCCGCCAGCAAACGAAATTCCCGTGCCGCCTGGCTCAACCGACGGCATCACCGTGACAAAGTACTCAAACGGCAATTCCGCTCGGTTCAACTTTCCAACCAGCCATTCCCCGGAAATGACGAATCCGACCTTGCCGCCGGCAAAGTACTCTTCGATACGCGATTGCGTTTCCACAATGCCATTAGCGGACAACAGAAGATAGAAGTCGAGACTCGCGCGACCGGCAATCGTGCCGAACTGCGTCTGTGTCGCATTAGCGTTGAAAACTTCACCGCCAGCCGACCAGAAGAAGGGAAGATACTTTTTATACAGCCGATGCCGTTCGGCGGAGTTTGATCCAAACCCATAGACATCTTCGCCAAGCTTGTCAATCCGCCGCGACGCCTCCAGCAACTCCGACCAGGTAGTCGGTACGAAATCGGCTGGATATCCCGCGCTGTCCAACAATGTACGGTTGCAAAATAGCATGCGTGTTCTCAGCATCCACGGCACCGCGTACATTCGGTCGCGATAAATGCCCGGTTCCCACATCAATAAGCTATCACGGAGGCCGCCAAGTTGATCAGTGAGATCGAGCAATCGCCCGCTGGCCGCGAATTCGGCAACCCAGTCCGATCCGAGTTCGATGACGTCAGGTCCGCCGCCCGTCGAAAGAGCAATCGCGATTTTCTCGTGACCATCCGACCACGTCAAATCGCCCAGCTCGACTTTGTTTTGTGTCGCAGTTTCGAAACTACTCGCCAACTGCGTTATGACTGGCCGCACTTCCGGGTTCGTCCAAAATTGCCACCAGACTAATGGAACATTTGTCTTTGGTCCCGACGCGCACCCAGCAACTATCAGTGCCAGGATCGCAAATCCAAATCTCATTCGTTTCATCCTCATTACAATGGAGATCACCAGCATTTGAATCAACTAAAACAACTCCGCTCCCGCCAAGTTTTAGTTGACCAAGACCGCCATTAACGCAGATTGTCACAGCTCGCAAAATTGGTTTACCATTAACCGCCGGGATGAATCCAAACGTGTCACATTCTAACATTGTGTTGTTGTGCTGGGTAATTCTGTCAAGCGCCGCCGTGATTTTCTTCACATTGCGCTCGAGTCGCTGGCAACGACAACTCCGGCTCATCCCGGGACTCAAAGCTATCGAAGAAGCCGTCGGTCGTTCCACCGAGCTGGGTAAGCCCATGGTATTCACCACCGGTTGGGGAGGTGACATTCAGCGCCCAACGACACTCGCGGCACTGAATCTCCTTCGCTTCGTCGCAGCAAAAGCTGCTTCCTATGGCACACGCATCATATTTCCAACCCACGATCCGATTATTGCCGAGACTGCGCGAGAGATCATCAAAGGTGCTTACGCCGAACAGGGGCAGTCCGACCTGTTTCGTGAGTCGGATGTCGTCTTTGTCTCTCCGTCTCAATTCGGTTATGCCGCCGGTGTCGACGGCATCATAACTCGATCTCAACCGGGTGCGCTGTTTCTGCTCGGCACCTTCGAGGGCGAAGCACTCATTCTTGCCGAAACCGGCAACATGACCGGCGCACTTCAGATTGCCGGCACCGATTCGACAATTCAACTTTCATTCTTCATGGTCGCATGTGACTACACATTAATCGGCGAAGAATTGTATACCGCGTCCGCATACTTGAGTGACGACAAACGTATCAAAGCTTCGATGCTTGCGCAGGACGCTTTGCGGGCTCTGATGTTGATATTGCTATTGACCCTGCCGATCGCCGCGTTACTCGGATTCAACTGGCACCGGAGTATTCTTCCATGACCGCCCGTATTGCCGCCATCGTCGCATTTCTTGCCGGTCTCTTCATGGCGGCGCAATACTTCTTCAAGACGGACTTTACGAATGTCATCTATCGCTCCATCCTTGACTATTATCAGATCATATTCGCTGTGACGATGTTAATCGGTGGCATCAGCCTGCTCAAGCACCACTCCGCTCGAATCACATCGCGACGAGAGGGAATGGTATACAATATGATTACCGTCGCCGGCGTACTTTTCATGGTTGTCGCCGCTGCTATCTTTGGCACCGGTGTCGACTCTCCATACCAGTGGGCTTTCAATAATCTGCAGGCGCCAATGCAAGCCACCATGTTCTCGTTACTGGCTTTCTTTGTGGCATCCGCGGCATATCGCGGTTTTCGCATTCGCAGCAAGCCTGCGCTCGTGCTCGCCCTTACGGCTGTAATCATCTTAGTAGGGAAGAGCGTATTCGGCGATATCATCTCGGATCGACTCCCCGAACTGGCTGGCTGGGTCTTTAACCATCCATCATCGGCGGCAAAACGTGGAATCTTGATCGGTGTCGGACTCGGCTCGGTCGCCACC is a window from the bacterium genome containing:
- a CDS encoding carbohydrate ABC transporter permease; translation: MDGNEAGAGTAGMIARSQSKARILRLAVAVGIAGVFLAPFVYLLLGSLAKNFNLAGTLDLANYSFTLANYSSLFTQAGLYRPLINSIIVALIVTLGNVLFCTLCGYVLARRRFKGKNLVMLSVVMVLMIPTHVVIIPMYLLTNWLGIFDSYLALILPFLVTPLGVFLMRQYISTLPADMEESARLEGASEWTIVWKIVMPLCKPALAVLSVQVFLVNWNSFIYPFILTSSESMRTLPVALALLQGYQSINIPQLFAASMISALPTTILFIVFSRRITEGIISGALKG
- a CDS encoding sugar ABC transporter permease, producing MRGVSTGRFRGSDLLMLSPWLATLLLFWLFPVAASLVLSFTDYQLLSGQGGFVGFDNFTALFSDQTFVRAVINTLLFTVGTLPFTIAFAILLAIFVNRNLPFKTFFQSVYFFPSIVSLVVVALIYSTLYARGGYIQMILGMLGIPYPAEGFLFSEATALPAIMAMDVWMSTGYYMLLFVAALQSIPQELYDAAALEGAGAWHRLKAITLPHLKPMLLFVLVLNTIKSFQIFVEVFVMTKGGPLNSTMTIVYFVYEEGLHKFNIGYGAAAANILFILIAIIAWMEMKLVQERQA
- a CDS encoding extracellular solute-binding protein, which translates into the protein MRFGFAILALIVAGCASGPKTNVPLVWWQFWTNPEVRPVITQLASSFETATQNKVELGDLTWSDGHEKIAIALSTGGGPDVIELGSDWVAEFAASGRLLDLTDQLGGLRDSLLMWEPGIYRDRMYAVPWMLRTRMLFCNRTLLDSAGYPADFVPTTWSELLEASRRIDKLGEDVYGFGSNSAERHRLYKKYLPFFWSAGGEVFNANATQTQFGTIAGRASLDFYLLLSANGIVETQSRIEEYFAGGKVGFVISGEWLVGKLNRAELPFEYFVTVMPSVEPGGTGISFAGGEYLVVNQSSQNPGAAVALLRHLTMPENDRLFTTATGSYTPVNRFTAFTTDSALATTAAVFQRQIGDSRSTPVHPAWVAIEEILERGIEQALYNKMSSQEALDMIDRETAPILQKYARR